A genomic stretch from Bacillus sp. N1-1 includes:
- a CDS encoding glycoside hydrolase family 32 protein, translated as MRKWLLAVGVIVVIGILIFFAPFNDKNESPEQEEKEPEIPKEYNQSLRPQFHYTPKQNWMNDPNGMVYFEGKYHLFYQHNPTGNEFGNMGWGHAVSEDLYHWEEKPMALEADDQGMIFSGGAVYDKTNTSGLFAEGKAGLVAFYTIAGDEQTQGLAYSEDGGETWKKYRGNPILPNPGVKDFRDPKVVWHEESEKWIMLLAAGNKVIFYGSDNLIDWEKLSEFGVDQGAQGGVWETPELFQLPVDGDSSNEKWVLQVDMNPGSIAGGSGGQYFIGDFDGKAFTREGAKEDINWVDYGTDFYAAQAFSNHEGNPIWLAWMSNWMYASDLPTDPWKGAMSLPREVSLKEVNGETRLIQEPAGEIESNRSKKLVDLSDKEVEGRMPLDFKADTYEVVAEFDLDTSGEFGFRVRKGDEEETIVGYDSKNNLAFVDRQNSGDTSFHEQFPGVYRAPLEPTEDGKVKLHLFVDRSSVELFANDGKRVMTNRIFPSEDSDDFEIYAMNGKVTLESLEVYELDSSWKTGEKE; from the coding sequence ATGAGAAAATGGTTGCTAGCTGTAGGTGTTATTGTAGTGATCGGCATTCTTATCTTCTTTGCGCCCTTTAATGACAAAAATGAATCGCCAGAACAAGAGGAAAAAGAGCCTGAGATACCAAAAGAATACAATCAGTCGCTACGTCCCCAGTTTCACTATACGCCAAAGCAAAATTGGATGAACGATCCAAACGGGATGGTGTATTTTGAAGGGAAATACCATTTATTTTACCAGCATAACCCTACAGGAAATGAATTCGGAAACATGGGCTGGGGGCATGCGGTCAGTGAAGATCTTTATCACTGGGAAGAAAAGCCGATGGCGCTAGAAGCGGATGATCAGGGGATGATTTTCTCTGGTGGCGCGGTTTATGATAAAACCAATACGAGCGGCCTTTTTGCAGAAGGAAAAGCGGGTCTTGTCGCCTTCTATACGATAGCAGGAGATGAACAGACACAGGGGCTTGCGTATAGTGAAGATGGGGGAGAAACGTGGAAAAAGTATCGTGGTAACCCGATCCTTCCAAATCCAGGGGTTAAAGATTTTCGTGATCCTAAAGTTGTCTGGCATGAGGAATCTGAGAAGTGGATCATGCTTCTTGCAGCAGGAAATAAAGTCATTTTCTATGGCTCAGATAATTTAATCGACTGGGAGAAATTAAGTGAATTCGGCGTTGATCAGGGGGCCCAGGGTGGCGTTTGGGAGACGCCAGAACTTTTCCAATTACCGGTTGATGGCGATTCTTCTAATGAGAAATGGGTGCTACAGGTGGATATGAATCCAGGAAGTATTGCTGGCGGATCGGGTGGACAATATTTTATCGGTGATTTCGATGGAAAGGCGTTCACGAGAGAAGGGGCAAAAGAAGACATTAACTGGGTTGATTACGGGACCGATTTTTATGCGGCACAAGCTTTCAGCAACCATGAGGGCAATCCCATTTGGCTCGCCTGGATGAGTAACTGGATGTATGCGTCTGATTTACCAACAGATCCATGGAAAGGTGCAATGTCTTTACCACGTGAGGTTTCTTTGAAAGAAGTGAACGGTGAAACGCGCCTTATCCAAGAGCCAGCGGGTGAGATTGAGTCGAATCGTTCCAAGAAGTTAGTGGATTTATCTGATAAAGAAGTGGAAGGTAGAATGCCACTTGATTTTAAGGCAGATACGTATGAAGTCGTTGCCGAATTTGATTTAGATACGTCAGGTGAATTCGGCTTCCGCGTTCGAAAGGGAGACGAAGAGGAAACGATTGTAGGATATGATTCAAAAAACAATCTTGCATTTGTTGATCGACAGAATAGTGGCGATACAAGTTTTCATGAACAGTTTCCTGGTGTGTACAGGGCACCGCTAGAACCAACGGAAGATGGAAAAGTAAAGCTTCATCTGTTTGTCGACCGCTCTTCAGTAGAGTTGTTTGCGAATGATGGAAAGCGTGTCATGACGAATCGGATCTTCCCATCAGAGGATAGTGATGATTTTGAGATCTATGCGATGAATGGAAAGGTGACGCTTGAATCTCTAGAAGTGTATGAGCTTGATTCTTCGTGGAAAACAGGGGAAAAAGAGTAA
- a CDS encoding SMP-30/gluconolactonase/LRE family protein, whose translation MEAKLVIDARAILGEGPCWDDQSQLLYWVDIEGKKVHAYNPMTAGNIEMKQEQMVGTIAPREAGGLVMAMAGGFYAMNLSTENVEAITDPESHLPDNRFNDGKCDPAGRFWAGTMHMEGLKGEGALYCLDENLEVTKKIDHVSTSNGLAWSPDTRYLYFIDTPTKKVVRYDYDLSTGDIRNPVEVITIPDGEGMPDGMTSDEEGNLWIAHWGGSKVTRWNPDTGERLLEVSVPALNVTSCVFGGKERNELYITTARTNTSEDELKQFPYAGGVFRVKTNVKGSRTYAFKG comes from the coding sequence ATGGAAGCAAAACTAGTCATTGATGCACGCGCAATACTCGGAGAAGGTCCTTGTTGGGATGATCAGAGTCAGCTACTGTATTGGGTTGATATTGAAGGAAAGAAGGTTCACGCCTACAACCCGATGACGGCAGGTAATATCGAGATGAAGCAAGAGCAAATGGTTGGAACGATTGCACCACGTGAAGCAGGTGGCCTGGTGATGGCGATGGCTGGGGGGTTTTACGCTATGAATCTTTCAACAGAGAACGTAGAGGCGATTACCGATCCAGAGAGTCATTTGCCTGATAATCGCTTTAATGATGGAAAATGCGATCCAGCTGGGCGGTTCTGGGCAGGAACAATGCACATGGAAGGGTTAAAAGGGGAAGGCGCGCTCTATTGTCTTGATGAAAACCTTGAAGTGACAAAAAAAATCGATCATGTGAGTACGTCCAATGGACTCGCCTGGTCACCTGATACGCGCTATTTGTATTTTATTGATACGCCGACGAAAAAAGTCGTTCGCTATGACTATGATTTGTCTACAGGCGATATCCGAAATCCTGTTGAAGTAATTACGATTCCTGATGGAGAGGGTATGCCAGATGGGATGACGAGTGATGAAGAAGGAAATCTATGGATCGCTCACTGGGGAGGTTCTAAGGTTACAAGATGGAACCCGGATACCGGTGAAAGACTGCTAGAAGTTAGCGTACCAGCGTTGAATGTGACGTCATGTGTATTTGGTGGGAAAGAGCGAAATGAGCTCTACATTACAACAGCGCGAACAAATACGAGTGAAGATGAACTGAAGCAGTTTCCGTATGCTGGCGGAGTGTTTCGTGTGAAAACAAATGTCAAAGGAAGTCGCACTTACGCATTCAAAGGATAA
- a CDS encoding penicillin-binding transpeptidase domain-containing protein produces MKLKSFIAMGLFLLFLAGCSDQPSAVDAFDTYVKDWNKQEFSSMYDQLSPTAQKSISKDEFAERYQSIYDDVEVEDLKVSFEKPEEEPEPNEEGEVTFPFSVSMQTLAGEVSFDHEATLVLTEGEEADSYGVNWDPSFIFKELEEGDEVAIRSSVPVRGEITDRNGEALAVNGTVKQIGVVPQAIESDQEKIVAELSDALKVSVEDIEKELNQGWVQSDPTQFVPLKSVMESEEELIAEAGEITGVQINDTTERIYPFGESAAHLTGYIRQMQKEDLEKYAGEGYSSYESIGKAGLEQVYEDELHGVTGWSIEVKGADPEKVIASKEKVDGENIQVTIDGAVQQKLFEQLGKDPGTAVALHPTTGETLALTSSPSYNPNDFTLGFDEGEYAKLADNKDLPFSAKFNKTYSPGSTIKPLTASIALRDGDLDPNAVEKIDDLRWQPDSSWGGYKVTRVKPADPEVTLEEALMHSDNIYFARKALDLGAEKFQKGLESFQIGQEVEFPFPTENSSISNGGLGNNDILLADSAYGQGELQISPYQLAMTYTTFANDGVMLKPTLRMGEEKAAEEFEVISPEIASIVSDDLGKVVSDPEGTAYDPVVKGISLAGKTGTAELKAAGEEEGPENGLFVAYNTDEKDLLIAMMVEGASSHDITGKVKEVFVEMQ; encoded by the coding sequence GTGAAACTAAAATCATTTATCGCAATGGGGTTATTTTTATTGTTTCTAGCGGGATGTTCGGATCAACCATCAGCGGTTGATGCGTTCGATACATACGTGAAGGACTGGAACAAGCAGGAGTTTAGCAGCATGTACGATCAATTATCTCCAACTGCACAAAAATCGATATCGAAAGACGAATTCGCCGAGCGGTATCAGTCTATTTATGATGATGTAGAAGTTGAAGATTTGAAAGTAAGCTTTGAAAAACCTGAAGAAGAACCTGAGCCAAATGAGGAGGGAGAAGTGACCTTCCCTTTTTCAGTGTCGATGCAAACACTAGCTGGCGAAGTCTCATTTGATCATGAAGCAACACTTGTCCTGACTGAAGGAGAAGAAGCCGACTCTTACGGCGTTAACTGGGATCCTTCGTTTATTTTTAAGGAATTAGAAGAAGGTGATGAGGTTGCGATTCGTTCTTCTGTTCCGGTTCGTGGTGAAATTACCGATCGGAACGGTGAAGCGTTAGCAGTTAATGGTACGGTTAAGCAAATTGGAGTTGTGCCACAAGCCATTGAATCCGATCAAGAAAAGATTGTGGCTGAGCTTAGTGACGCTTTGAAGGTGAGCGTAGAAGATATTGAGAAAGAGCTTAATCAGGGTTGGGTGCAGTCTGATCCAACGCAGTTCGTTCCGCTAAAAAGCGTAATGGAATCAGAGGAAGAGCTTATTGCTGAGGCTGGTGAAATTACCGGCGTTCAGATTAACGATACGACTGAAAGGATTTATCCTTTTGGTGAGAGTGCTGCTCATTTAACGGGTTATATTCGACAAATGCAGAAAGAAGATCTCGAGAAGTATGCAGGAGAGGGCTATTCCAGCTATGAGAGCATTGGAAAAGCTGGCCTGGAGCAAGTGTATGAAGACGAGCTTCATGGTGTAACAGGCTGGTCGATTGAAGTGAAGGGAGCAGATCCTGAGAAAGTGATCGCTAGTAAGGAAAAGGTTGATGGTGAGAACATTCAGGTTACGATTGATGGAGCTGTCCAACAGAAGTTGTTTGAGCAGCTTGGAAAAGATCCGGGAACCGCGGTGGCGCTTCATCCAACAACGGGTGAGACGCTTGCGTTAACAAGCTCACCTTCCTATAATCCAAATGATTTTACACTTGGGTTTGACGAAGGTGAGTATGCGAAGTTGGCTGATAATAAGGACCTCCCATTTTCAGCTAAGTTTAATAAAACGTATTCACCTGGCTCAACGATTAAGCCGCTTACTGCTTCGATCGCACTTCGGGATGGTGATTTAGATCCGAATGCAGTTGAGAAAATTGATGATTTAAGGTGGCAGCCAGACTCAAGCTGGGGTGGATATAAAGTTACGCGCGTGAAGCCGGCTGACCCGGAAGTAACGCTAGAAGAAGCGCTTATGCATTCGGACAATATTTATTTTGCACGAAAAGCCCTGGATCTTGGCGCTGAAAAGTTCCAGAAAGGTTTGGAATCTTTTCAGATTGGTCAGGAAGTCGAGTTTCCTTTTCCAACTGAAAACTCATCGATCTCAAACGGTGGACTAGGTAATAATGACATTCTTTTAGCTGACTCTGCCTATGGACAGGGTGAGCTACAAATTTCCCCTTATCAGCTAGCCATGACATATACGACGTTTGCGAATGATGGCGTGATGCTGAAGCCAACGCTTCGAATGGGAGAAGAAAAGGCAGCTGAGGAGTTTGAAGTCATCTCACCTGAAATTGCCTCAATTGTGAGCGATGATCTTGGGAAGGTAGTTTCGGATCCTGAGGGTACCGCTTATGATCCAGTGGTAAAAGGCATTTCGCTCGCTGGTAAGACAGGAACGGCCGAGTTAAAGGCGGCGGGCGAAGAAGAAGGCCCTGAAAATGGACTTTTTGTCGCGTATAACACGGATGAGAAGGACTTATTGATCGCGATGATGGTTGAAGGCGCCTCAAGTCACGATATTACAGGCAAAGTGAAAGAAGTTTTCGTGGAAATGCAGTGA
- a CDS encoding DinB family protein → MPHHDLCMIDRKKGFTPEIGRLVSMMDYARYTTEEAIRGLTIEQLDIQLDAKSNSIGMLLYHMSSIERAFQIMTFEERELNDAEWDELGTGIELGDKARAVIQGRDLDYYWSELSLVRAKTLDDLREKDDTWLEKVTPFGWDEKANHYFKWFHVMEDEISHRGQILMIKRRLTT, encoded by the coding sequence ATGCCACATCATGATCTTTGTATGATTGATCGTAAAAAAGGCTTCACGCCTGAGATTGGTAGGTTAGTGTCGATGATGGATTATGCCAGATACACAACAGAAGAGGCAATCAGAGGTTTAACAATCGAGCAGCTGGATATTCAATTAGACGCTAAGAGCAATTCCATTGGAATGCTTCTTTATCATATGTCTTCGATCGAAAGAGCATTTCAAATCATGACGTTCGAAGAGCGGGAATTAAATGACGCAGAGTGGGATGAACTTGGGACGGGCATTGAGCTTGGAGACAAAGCGAGAGCAGTCATTCAGGGGCGCGACCTTGATTATTATTGGAGTGAGCTTAGTCTTGTTCGTGCTAAAACGCTTGATGATTTAAGAGAAAAAGACGATACCTGGCTAGAAAAAGTAACGCCATTTGGCTGGGATGAAAAGGCGAATCACTATTTCAAATGGTTCCATGTGATGGAGGATGAAATTAGCCATCGAGGCCAGATCCTCATGATAAAAAGAAGACTAACGACTTAA
- a CDS encoding GNAT family protein, which yields MFTYQLNEDLYLRMYTIDDAEALYHLIDGSRDHLKKWLAWVDYNTDVEASRDFIQSTLKGVSETGGYPKTLGMFYKGELAGTVGFNEVNQTHQYATIGYWLSEKFQRKGIVTEACRGIIHLGFNEMGLNRIEIRAASENKKSRAIPERLGFTKEGVLRQVEIVNGEFYDHVVYSMLASEWLKKDI from the coding sequence ATGTTTACATATCAACTTAACGAGGATCTTTATTTAAGAATGTACACAATTGATGATGCAGAAGCGCTTTATCACTTGATCGATGGTTCAAGAGATCACTTAAAAAAGTGGCTCGCATGGGTCGATTACAATACAGATGTTGAGGCGTCCCGTGATTTTATCCAAAGTACGTTAAAAGGCGTTAGTGAAACAGGTGGGTATCCGAAAACGCTCGGTATGTTTTATAAAGGGGAGCTTGCGGGAACAGTTGGGTTTAATGAAGTGAATCAAACCCATCAATACGCTACGATTGGCTATTGGCTAAGTGAGAAATTCCAACGAAAGGGTATTGTGACTGAAGCGTGCCGAGGGATCATTCATTTAGGGTTTAATGAAATGGGATTAAATCGAATTGAGATACGTGCGGCATCTGAAAATAAAAAAAGCCGTGCCATCCCTGAACGACTTGGGTTTACGAAAGAAGGCGTGCTCAGACAGGTGGAGATTGTAAACGGGGAATTCTATGATCATGTTGTCTATAGTATGCTGGCGAGTGAGTGGTTGAAAAAGGATATCTAG
- a CDS encoding Fur-regulated basic protein FbpA: MSHLMKQHDPQQKQSFIQRLLDRGVYKLKDKQLYECTMEELERLVHMIELP; this comes from the coding sequence GTGTCACATTTAATGAAGCAACATGATCCCCAACAAAAACAGTCATTCATTCAACGTTTACTCGATCGCGGTGTATATAAATTAAAGGACAAACAGCTTTATGAATGCACAATGGAAGAATTAGAACGACTCGTTCATATGATCGAGCTACCATAA
- a CDS encoding alpha/beta fold hydrolase — protein MEKYAVKQGAEPFYFEGNKIGVLVLHGFTGSTQSMRYLGEQMASEGYTVCGPRLKGHGTHYEEMEQSTYEEWIQSVEEGYQWLNERCDSLFITGLSMGGTLTLYLAEKYNEVKGIMPINAAIDLPDLEQMRGKTEPRFLDAIGSDIKAEGVDELAYEKTPTKSIQEILKLVEVTRKDLSNITMPALIFKSIEDHVVPPQNSMIIYEEIASVKKEVVELKDSYHVATLDHDKELIAEKCKAFIKGLVA, from the coding sequence ATGGAAAAATACGCTGTTAAACAAGGTGCAGAACCATTTTATTTTGAAGGAAACAAAATAGGCGTTTTAGTTCTACACGGTTTTACTGGTTCAACGCAAAGCATGCGTTATCTAGGAGAGCAAATGGCTTCGGAAGGATATACGGTGTGCGGCCCAAGGTTAAAAGGCCACGGTACGCACTATGAAGAGATGGAACAGAGTACATATGAAGAGTGGATTCAGTCCGTTGAAGAAGGCTACCAATGGTTGAACGAACGTTGTGATTCCCTTTTCATCACCGGGCTATCGATGGGCGGTACACTAACGCTTTATTTAGCTGAAAAATACAATGAAGTAAAAGGCATTATGCCGATTAATGCCGCAATTGACTTGCCTGATCTAGAACAAATGAGAGGGAAAACAGAGCCGCGCTTCCTTGATGCGATTGGTTCGGATATTAAAGCGGAAGGCGTTGACGAGCTGGCTTATGAGAAAACGCCAACGAAGTCGATTCAAGAGATTTTGAAGTTAGTAGAGGTTACGCGAAAGGATCTATCGAACATTACGATGCCAGCGTTAATCTTTAAATCAATTGAGGATCATGTCGTTCCTCCTCAAAATTCAATGATCATCTACGAGGAAATTGCTTCTGTGAAGAAAGAAGTAGTCGAATTGAAAGATAGCTATCACGTGGCAACGCTTGATCATGATAAAGAATTAATTGCAGAAAAATGTAAGGCATTTATAAAAGGACTCGTAGCTTAG
- a CDS encoding GNAT family N-acetyltransferase translates to MEVRQLTANDAEAYWELRLEALKKNPEAFASSYEEAILKDDPIKSTARNMESGTTFGAFDNETLIGVITFVRGSGIKVRHKADLFAVYVTPEYRGKGAGRALLSRVMEYAKNQDALLKLSVSVVSTNERAKHLYKSYGFKTVYIEEKALYVQGQFLNEEHMVQYF, encoded by the coding sequence ATGGAAGTAAGACAGCTAACAGCAAATGATGCAGAAGCTTATTGGGAGCTTCGATTAGAAGCATTAAAGAAAAATCCTGAAGCGTTCGCGTCAAGTTACGAAGAGGCGATCTTAAAGGATGACCCGATTAAAAGCACAGCGAGAAACATGGAATCTGGCACTACTTTTGGCGCTTTTGATAACGAGACGTTAATTGGTGTGATTACATTTGTCAGAGGGTCTGGGATCAAGGTTCGGCACAAAGCCGATTTATTTGCTGTCTACGTTACACCGGAATATCGTGGCAAAGGGGCAGGCAGAGCGCTTCTATCTCGCGTAATGGAGTATGCAAAGAACCAGGATGCGCTTCTTAAATTAAGTGTATCTGTCGTATCAACGAATGAACGAGCAAAGCACCTGTACAAGAGCTATGGTTTTAAAACCGTTTATATTGAAGAGAAGGCTCTCTATGTGCAGGGGCAGTTTCTGAACGAAGAGCATATGGTTCAATATTTCTAA
- a CDS encoding solute:sodium symporter family transporter — protein MSFFTVGSFLFFTGMVAVISYLVTRKEDLATQDGYFLGGRSLGAWVIAGSLMLTNLSTEQLIGLNAQGYSDTIAVMGWEVGSAISLVIVAFFLLPRYLKGGITTIPDFLEERYDFGTKQIVTILFLFGYVFNLLPPILYSGAVALNGLFNIPETLGLSRMASLYVTVFAIGIIGAIYAIFGGLKAVAVSDTINGIGLLIGGLMIPIIGLYVLGDGSVFGGFNTIVENSPEKLNSVGDENSPVPFGTMFTGMLLVNLFYWGTAQHIMQRAIAAKNLKEGQKGVLIAAFLKLLGPVFLILPGIIAFNMFGPGLEPTDAYPMLVNEVLPKPLVGFFAAVLFGAILSSFNSALNSSVTLIALNIYKPYFNPKAPDNVVVRKGKFVGIILAIFAMCIAPLIDKVPQGFFQYLQIVNGFYNVPIFTILIVGYLTKRVPSIAAKVSLFVFISVYATTQLVWDTGIHFLHILGILFVACTILMLVIGKIAPRDKDFVLEENAQVDMSPWKLLYPVGIAATVAMIVIYTLLSPIGIIS, from the coding sequence ATGAGTTTCTTTACAGTCGGTTCATTTCTATTTTTTACAGGTATGGTTGCTGTCATCTCATACCTCGTTACTCGAAAAGAAGATTTAGCAACACAGGACGGTTATTTTCTAGGAGGAAGAAGTCTCGGTGCTTGGGTTATTGCTGGATCGTTGATGCTGACGAATCTATCAACCGAGCAATTAATAGGTTTGAATGCACAGGGATATTCAGACACGATCGCCGTTATGGGCTGGGAAGTCGGTTCTGCCATTTCCCTGGTGATTGTCGCTTTCTTCTTATTGCCTCGTTATCTTAAAGGTGGTATCACCACGATTCCAGATTTTCTAGAGGAGCGATATGATTTTGGAACGAAGCAAATTGTGACGATTCTCTTTCTCTTTGGCTACGTTTTTAACTTGCTTCCTCCTATTCTTTATTCTGGGGCCGTTGCATTAAACGGGCTATTTAATATTCCAGAGACGTTAGGACTTAGTCGGATGGCTAGTCTATATGTAACCGTTTTTGCGATCGGAATTATCGGCGCAATTTACGCGATCTTCGGCGGGCTAAAAGCCGTCGCTGTATCGGATACGATCAACGGAATTGGTCTACTAATTGGTGGTTTAATGATTCCAATTATCGGACTATATGTTCTTGGTGACGGCTCGGTTTTTGGTGGGTTTAACACGATTGTGGAAAATTCTCCAGAAAAACTAAATTCAGTCGGAGATGAGAACAGTCCCGTTCCATTCGGGACGATGTTTACAGGGATGCTTCTAGTAAACTTGTTTTATTGGGGGACTGCTCAGCACATTATGCAACGTGCGATTGCAGCGAAGAACTTGAAGGAAGGGCAGAAGGGCGTTTTGATTGCAGCGTTCTTGAAGCTACTAGGACCTGTTTTTCTTATTTTACCCGGAATTATTGCCTTCAATATGTTTGGACCAGGTCTTGAGCCAACTGATGCCTATCCGATGTTAGTAAATGAAGTGTTACCAAAACCGCTAGTTGGATTTTTTGCGGCAGTGCTATTTGGTGCGATTCTATCATCCTTTAACTCTGCACTAAATTCATCCGTTACGCTAATTGCGCTTAACATTTACAAGCCGTACTTTAATCCTAAAGCGCCAGACAATGTGGTTGTGCGAAAAGGGAAATTTGTGGGGATAATTCTCGCAATCTTTGCGATGTGTATCGCTCCGTTGATTGATAAAGTTCCTCAAGGATTCTTTCAATATTTACAAATTGTGAACGGTTTCTATAACGTACCAATCTTTACAATTCTAATCGTTGGTTATTTAACGAAACGTGTTCCATCGATTGCAGCTAAAGTATCTCTGTTTGTGTTTATTTCGGTTTATGCAACGACTCAGCTCGTGTGGGATACGGGTATTCATTTCTTGCATATCCTTGGAATTTTGTTTGTCGCTTGTACGATTCTGATGCTTGTCATCGGAAAAATTGCACCGCGCGATAAAGATTTTGTTCTTGAAGAAAATGCACAAGTCGATATGTCACCGTGGAAGCTTCTTTATCCGGTAGGCATTGCAGCAACCGTAGCAATGATTGTGATTTATACGTTGCTTTCTCCGATTGGCATCATTTCGTAA
- a CDS encoding AraC family transcriptional regulator yields the protein MEEKPSQYGSYGYRFSDPMLQNLAQIWSLGWDEQTTTLYDWDGKNRLDTGKFIFQYTISGKGCIDIEGELHELTPGQGFIVNIPGNYRYYLPEDSDRWEFIYLTLYGDVVKKYWEDIQKDIGHIIHFQPDSDPVLYLLSLLNMASNRQISNAHQASGYAYQFTMMLYTYCSNLEKRLSEWPEAIVEASMYAMNHYSEEIGPDEMAASSGMSRYHFTRQFKEYTNQTPIQYLTDIRIKKAKELLVNTKYSSEDIALLIGYKNANYFNKVFKKVTGTSPGKYRTTLLLQK from the coding sequence ATGGAAGAAAAGCCATCGCAATATGGGTCTTACGGGTATCGTTTCTCAGATCCGATGCTCCAAAACCTTGCTCAAATCTGGTCACTGGGGTGGGATGAGCAAACCACGACGCTCTATGACTGGGATGGAAAAAATCGGCTGGATACAGGAAAATTCATTTTTCAATACACGATCTCTGGAAAGGGATGTATCGATATTGAGGGCGAACTTCATGAGCTAACGCCCGGGCAGGGATTTATCGTCAACATTCCCGGCAACTATCGGTATTATCTACCTGAAGACAGCGACCGCTGGGAATTTATTTACTTAACGCTATACGGAGATGTTGTCAAAAAATATTGGGAGGACATCCAAAAAGACATTGGACACATCATTCATTTCCAACCTGACTCCGATCCGGTCTTATACTTATTGAGCCTGTTAAACATGGCCTCAAACCGTCAAATTTCCAACGCGCATCAAGCATCTGGTTATGCTTATCAATTTACAATGATGCTCTATACGTATTGTTCGAATCTTGAAAAGCGACTTTCCGAATGGCCAGAGGCAATTGTTGAAGCGTCGATGTATGCGATGAATCATTACAGCGAAGAAATTGGACCAGATGAAATGGCCGCTTCTTCTGGTATGTCGCGTTATCATTTTACGAGACAATTCAAAGAATATACGAACCAAACGCCGATTCAGTACTTAACGGACATTCGGATTAAAAAAGCAAAAGAACTTCTAGTGAACACCAAATATTCATCAGAGGATATTGCACTTCTTATTGGGTATAAAAACGCTAACTACTTTAATAAAGTGTTTAAAAAGGTGACAGGCACCTCACCTGGAAAGTATCGAACAACCTTGTTGCTCCAGAAGTAA